The proteins below are encoded in one region of Doryrhamphus excisus isolate RoL2022-K1 chromosome 4, RoL_Dexc_1.0, whole genome shotgun sequence:
- the LOC131128287 gene encoding uncharacterized protein LOC131128287: MATSDKKRSSYFSPLELDILMRSYGEFESNTAAAAKERESAWEKITARVNACNPTGEKRTWKQLKMKYKNIVQTANRKRASARKTGGGPPPPRLTEAEEQAMSQTVGRPVAEGIPGGTSSSDMITQEPPALIRYSEGVLGLVDPCATLTDDEDDGTTMSAAFSVVSEREPERPTESMAGQQEEGPSTSTAQIDTLPLKEIYKVHLLKTVQKTENEMVLLDRQITKTDLEIELLKHKLEVGAWS, encoded by the exons atggcaacgagtgataagaaaagatcgtcatatttcagtcctctggaactggatatattaatgcggtcatacggcgaatttgaaagcaacacggctgcagcagcgaaagaacgcgagtcggcgtgggagaagattactgctcgagtcaatgc atgtaatcccaccggcgaaaaaagaacgtggaagcagctgaagatgaaatataaaaacattgttcaaacag ccaacagaaagcgggcatctgcccgcaaaactggcggaggaccacccccaccacgtctgaccgaggcagaggagcaggccatgagtcagactgtcgggaggccagtcgcagaggggatccctggagggacctcatcctcggacatgattacacaggagccaccagccttgataagat attctgaaggcgtacttggtctagtggatccatgtgccactttaact gatgatgaagatgatgggaccacaatgtctgctgccttctctgtggtgtctgagagggagccagagaggcctacagag agcatggctgggcagcaggaagagggtccctcaacctccacagcacagattgacaca ctaccactaaaagaaatctacaaagtgcatttattaaaaacagtacaaaaaacagaaaacgaaatggtgctgctggaccgccagataactaaaacggatctggaaattgaattattaaaacacaagttagaggtgggtgcatggtcatag